A single window of Acinetobacter wuhouensis DNA harbors:
- the nadB gene encoding L-aspartate oxidase → MDMSNLNTTHQFDVIIVGSGGAGLSLALSLPEHFNIAVLAKSTLTDASTYFAQGGVAAVLDETDSIQQHIDDTMIAGAQLCELEAVKHTVEGGRPSVDFLLNHGVQFTLDEDEQLHLTREGGHSQRRIIHSADATGKAISTTLVQRAQEKQNIHIFENYIAVDLITLHKLGHTQQENRAVGLYALDEKTETVHTFLAPFTALACGGAMKAYLYTSNPDIATGDGIAMAYRAGCRVANMEFNQFHPTCLYHPQARSFLITEAMRGEGAYLRLPDDERFMLRFDERAELAPRDIVARAIDYEIKRLGIRHVWLDITHKPAEFVKEHFPTLYARLMELGIDITKEMIPVVPAAHYTCGGVVVDEHSQTDLAGLYAIGETSYTGLHGANRMASNSLLECFVYGMSAAKDIEAKFGQAFNLPTVPEWDASQSTNPDEDVVILQNWDELRQTMWNYVGIVRTTKRLQRALHRIEMLKKEITEYYQDYHVSKNLIELRNLVMVSEMIVRCAMERKESRGLHYTLDYPELSPELRKTVLTPPNFTVETPLVNEELIVS, encoded by the coding sequence ATGGACATGTCTAATTTAAACACAACACATCAATTTGATGTGATTATTGTGGGTAGTGGCGGTGCTGGTTTAAGTTTAGCTTTATCCTTGCCTGAACATTTTAATATTGCTGTTTTAGCCAAATCGACACTGACCGATGCGAGCACCTATTTTGCTCAAGGTGGTGTTGCTGCTGTTCTCGATGAAACAGATTCTATTCAACAGCATATTGATGACACTATGATTGCAGGTGCGCAATTATGTGAATTAGAAGCAGTGAAACATACAGTTGAAGGTGGTCGCCCGTCTGTAGACTTTCTGCTCAATCACGGTGTGCAATTTACTTTAGATGAAGATGAACAATTGCACCTTACTCGTGAAGGTGGGCATTCTCAGCGCCGTATCATTCATTCGGCAGATGCAACAGGTAAAGCGATTTCAACCACACTGGTTCAAAGAGCGCAAGAAAAGCAAAATATTCATATTTTTGAGAATTACATCGCAGTTGATCTCATTACCTTACATAAATTAGGTCATACCCAACAAGAGAATCGTGCTGTCGGTCTATATGCCTTAGATGAAAAAACTGAAACAGTACATACATTCTTAGCACCATTTACTGCCCTCGCCTGTGGTGGTGCAATGAAAGCTTACCTTTATACCTCTAATCCTGATATTGCCACAGGTGATGGGATCGCGATGGCATATCGTGCAGGCTGTCGTGTAGCGAACATGGAATTTAACCAATTCCACCCAACTTGTTTATATCATCCGCAAGCGCGTTCATTTTTAATCACAGAAGCCATGCGTGGCGAAGGTGCATATTTACGTTTACCTGATGATGAACGCTTCATGCTCCGTTTTGATGAGCGTGCTGAACTTGCCCCGCGTGATATTGTTGCACGTGCGATAGACTATGAAATTAAGCGCTTAGGCATACGTCATGTCTGGTTAGACATCACACATAAGCCTGCTGAATTTGTTAAAGAGCATTTCCCCACACTTTATGCACGTTTAATGGAACTCGGAATCGACATTACCAAAGAGATGATTCCTGTTGTTCCGGCAGCACATTATACTTGTGGTGGCGTCGTGGTTGATGAGCATAGCCAAACTGATCTTGCTGGCTTATATGCGATTGGCGAAACGTCTTATACGGGTTTACATGGTGCAAACCGTATGGCAAGTAACTCTCTTTTAGAATGTTTTGTCTATGGAATGAGTGCAGCCAAAGATATTGAAGCAAAATTTGGACAAGCTTTTAATCTTCCAACTGTCCCTGAATGGGATGCGTCTCAATCGACCAATCCAGATGAAGATGTCGTAATTCTGCAAAACTGGGATGAATTACGTCAAACCATGTGGAACTATGTCGGAATTGTTCGTACCACCAAACGTCTACAACGTGCCTTGCATCGTATTGAGATGCTGAAAAAGGAAATTACGGAATATTACCAAGACTATCATGTCAGTAAAAACTTGATTGAATTGCGTAATTTGGTCATGGTTTCTGAAATGATTGTACGTTGTGCAATGGAGCGTAAAGAGTCGCGTGGTCTACATTACACCTTAGACTATCCAGAGCTTTCACCTGAGTTAAGAAAAACAGTACTCACACCGCCTAACTTTACCGTAGAAACTCCATTGGTGAATGAAGAGCTTATTGTTTCTTAA
- the tmk gene encoding dTMP kinase, whose translation MFISFEGTEGVGKTTLIQKLYEHFQQQGKAVVLTREPGGTPLAEQIRSLLLSVNHDEQMSHDTELLLMYAARAQHLELVILPALAEGKIVLCDRFTDSSFAYQCAGRGLSREKLQLLNQNFVSKMPDITFWLDAPIELGMTRARARGDLDRFEQEKVVFFESVRSGFAEIHARDPERMKRLDAIQAQEKVFADALAYVK comes from the coding sequence ATGTTTATTAGTTTTGAAGGTACTGAAGGGGTTGGTAAAACCACGCTCATCCAAAAGTTGTATGAACATTTTCAGCAACAAGGAAAAGCGGTTGTTCTGACTCGTGAACCAGGTGGAACGCCTCTTGCTGAACAAATCCGTTCTTTATTGCTGTCAGTCAATCATGATGAGCAAATGAGTCATGATACTGAATTGTTATTGATGTACGCAGCGCGCGCACAGCATTTGGAACTGGTAATTTTACCTGCATTAGCGGAAGGTAAAATTGTCTTGTGTGATCGTTTTACCGATTCGAGCTTTGCTTATCAGTGTGCGGGTCGTGGTTTAAGTCGTGAAAAATTACAACTTTTAAATCAAAACTTTGTTTCAAAAATGCCTGATATTACTTTTTGGCTCGATGCACCAATTGAACTAGGAATGACCCGTGCAAGAGCGCGTGGGGATTTAGATCGTTTTGAGCAAGAAAAAGTGGTATTTTTTGAATCGGTACGCAGTGGATTTGCTGAAATTCATGCACGTGACCCTGAGCGTATGAAGCGTCTAGATGCGATTCAAGCGCAAGAAAAAGTATTTGCCGATGCATTGGCTTATGTTAAATAA
- a CDS encoding PaaI family thioesterase codes for MKSNKTEIVQFLQQFFSPSLERCEIEEVTEKGASLVWHVAENDLRPGGTISGPTMMALADFALYVAIMGEIGLIGLAVTTNMNINFLRKPSGGVDIRGVCRLMKVGKALIVGEVWIYSLDSDDPVAHVTGTYSVPPQK; via the coding sequence ATGAAAAGCAATAAGACCGAAATTGTACAATTTTTACAGCAATTTTTTAGCCCAAGCTTAGAGCGATGCGAAATTGAAGAGGTGACTGAAAAGGGTGCTTCATTGGTATGGCATGTCGCAGAGAATGATCTTCGACCAGGGGGCACAATTTCAGGGCCAACCATGATGGCATTGGCTGACTTCGCTCTTTATGTTGCGATTATGGGTGAAATTGGATTGATCGGTTTGGCTGTGACCACCAATATGAATATTAATTTTTTACGCAAACCTTCTGGTGGTGTCGATATTCGTGGTGTGTGTAGATTGATGAAAGTGGGTAAAGCACTGATTGTTGGTGAAGTATGGATTTATTCATTGGATTCCGATGATCCTGTGGCACATGTGACAGGGACGTATTCAGTTCCACCTCAAAAGTAA
- a CDS encoding arginase family protein: MLNVCFSPRYFAQTHTNSMEKLLAVAEQLQQFNQNNVKNFEFHEPKILDPEILKALHSPKYVEAFMTGQPNKLATFAGFKPWNEQLRDAVLAINAGQLMATELAFEHGIAANIAQGFHHARPEYGGSFCTFNGLALIAQQYPNKRIFILDCDQHGGDGTAEFTRKYNNLYNFSIYGLAFGYPTYERAESRHVHTKNGSFAQYLMALHEAFQKAHEWQADIIIYQAGMDCHQADPYGSAWFTTELIQKRDEMVFNMAKKAGIPIMFVLAGGYQDLGDLTALHTQTFHSAYQVYYGE; encoded by the coding sequence ATGTTAAATGTATGTTTTTCGCCACGCTATTTTGCTCAAACGCATACCAATAGCATGGAAAAACTGCTTGCTGTTGCAGAGCAATTACAGCAATTTAATCAAAATAACGTGAAGAATTTTGAATTTCACGAACCAAAAATATTAGACCCTGAGATTTTAAAAGCATTACATTCTCCTAAATATGTCGAAGCTTTTATGACTGGTCAGCCCAATAAGCTTGCAACTTTTGCAGGGTTTAAACCGTGGAATGAGCAGTTACGTGATGCGGTTTTAGCCATTAATGCAGGGCAACTAATGGCAACAGAATTGGCTTTTGAACATGGGATTGCTGCAAATATTGCGCAAGGTTTTCATCATGCGCGACCTGAATACGGTGGTTCATTTTGTACTTTTAATGGTTTGGCTCTGATTGCACAGCAATATCCGAATAAACGAATTTTTATCTTAGATTGTGACCAACATGGCGGGGATGGTACCGCTGAATTTACCCGTAAGTATAATAATTTATATAATTTTAGTATTTATGGTCTGGCTTTTGGTTATCCAACTTATGAACGGGCTGAAAGTCGCCATGTACATACTAAGAATGGAAGTTTTGCGCAGTATCTGATGGCATTGCATGAAGCTTTTCAAAAGGCACATGAATGGCAAGCAGATATTATTATTTATCAAGCAGGTATGGATTGTCATCAAGCCGATCCTTATGGTTCAGCGTGGTTCACAACTGAATTGATCCAGAAACGCGATGAAATGGTCTTTAATATGGCAAAAAAAGCAGGGATTCCGATCATGTTTGTTTTGGCGGGAGGCTATCAAGACTTGGGTGACTTAACTGCTTTGCATACACAAACTTTTCATAGTGCGTATCAAGTGTATTATGGTGAATAG